A stretch of Mucilaginibacter terrae DNA encodes these proteins:
- a CDS encoding nucleoside recognition domain-containing protein — protein MALNYIWIALFIIAFFVALAKLVFLGQVDAFQLLVESLFDSTQTAVMSIALPLIGTMAFWLGIMNIGEKAGAINFLSRIVGPFFNRLFPEVPKNHPATGQMMMNFSANLLGLDNAATPLGLKAMGSLQELNPSKDTASNAQIMFLVLHTSGLTLLPVSIIAQRAIFKATDPTDIFIPCIIATYVATIVGMLAVAVKQRINLFDKVVLGWLGGFTAFIGLLVWYFSAYLSKDEISTVSKVASNLLLFLIPVVFILGALYKKVNVFETFIEGAKGGLETSIKIIPYLVAMLAAIAVFRSSGALNYIIDGFKAGFTMLNVDTRFTDALPVALMKPLSGSGAKAMMMDVMKTFNPDSFAGRLACIFNGSADTTFYIVALYFGSVGIKKTRYAIPAGLIADLAGVIAAIFVAYLFFG, from the coding sequence ATGGCGCTCAATTATATCTGGATAGCACTATTTATTATTGCATTTTTTGTTGCCTTGGCAAAGCTCGTTTTTTTAGGCCAGGTAGATGCCTTTCAGTTGCTGGTTGAAAGCCTTTTTGATTCGACCCAGACTGCAGTAATGAGCATTGCATTGCCACTTATTGGCACAATGGCCTTTTGGTTAGGAATAATGAATATAGGCGAAAAGGCTGGTGCCATAAATTTCCTCTCGCGTATAGTGGGCCCATTTTTTAATCGTTTGTTTCCGGAGGTTCCTAAAAACCACCCTGCTACCGGGCAAATGATGATGAACTTTTCGGCCAACTTATTGGGGCTTGACAATGCTGCCACACCATTGGGCCTTAAAGCTATGGGGAGTTTACAGGAACTAAACCCCAGCAAAGACACCGCATCCAATGCACAGATCATGTTTTTGGTGTTGCATACATCGGGTTTAACCCTGCTGCCTGTAAGTATTATTGCACAACGGGCCATTTTTAAAGCCACCGACCCTACCGATATTTTTATTCCCTGCATTATAGCCACTTATGTAGCAACCATTGTGGGGATGCTGGCGGTTGCGGTTAAGCAACGCATTAACCTGTTTGATAAAGTTGTACTGGGCTGGTTAGGCGGCTTTACTGCCTTTATAGGCTTACTGGTTTGGTATTTTTCGGCTTACTTATCAAAAGATGAAATAAGTACGGTATCAAAAGTTGCAAGTAACCTGTTGCTTTTTTTAATACCGGTTGTATTCATACTGGGTGCATTGTACAAAAAAGTTAATGTATTTGAAACCTTTATCGAGGGAGCAAAAGGCGGACTTGAAACTTCGATCAAAATTATTCCGTACCTGGTTGCCATGTTGGCGGCTATAGCCGTATTTCGTAGCTCTGGGGCACTAAATTACATCATTGACGGCTTTAAAGCTGGTTTTACTATGCTTAACGTGGACACACGTTTTACCGATGCACTGCCGGTAGCCTTAATGAAGCCACTCAGTGGCTCGGGCGCTAAAGCTATGATGATGGATGTAATGAAGACTTTTAACCCTGATAGCTTTGCCGGACGCTTAGCATGCATATTCAATGGTTCGGCCGATACCACATTTTACATTGTAGCCCTGTACTTTGGATCGGTTGGTATTAAGAAAACCCGCTATGCCATACCAGCCGGTTTAATAGCCGATTTGGCCGGGGTTATTGCTGCTATTTTTGTGGCGTATCTTTTCTTTGGTTGA
- a CDS encoding OsmC family protein has product MPQIDLVRVSGDYGFEASDEYGHNVKMDSSPESGGENYGVRPMQMLLMGLGGCSAIDVISILKKQRQEVLDYRMKINGDREPGVEPSLWKNITIEFHLKGDIDEDKAKRAVELSVNKYCSVAATLERSGSEISWKVFIHPAN; this is encoded by the coding sequence ATGCCTCAAATAGATTTAGTACGCGTAAGCGGCGATTATGGCTTTGAAGCCAGCGACGAATACGGACATAACGTAAAAATGGATAGCAGCCCCGAAAGCGGCGGTGAAAATTATGGTGTACGCCCTATGCAAATGCTGTTAATGGGTTTGGGCGGATGCTCGGCCATTGATGTGATCAGCATTTTAAAGAAGCAACGCCAGGAGGTGTTGGATTACCGCATGAAAATTAACGGGGACCGAGAGCCGGGCGTTGAGCCTTCGTTATGGAAAAATATTACCATCGAATTTCATTTAAAAGGGGATATTGATGAGGATAAAGCCAAACGTGCCGTCGAACTATCGGTAAACAAATACTGCTCGGTAGCTGCCACGCTCGAGAGATCGGGTTCTGAAATATCATGGAAGGTGTTTATACATCCTGCCAACTAA
- a CDS encoding trans-sulfuration enzyme family protein encodes MSTDHLHPLSKAIRIRAPKTLQQEHSTPIYLTSSFTFDEAEAMRAAFADETDANIYSRFSNPTVDEFIAKMCALEGADSGFATSSGMSAVFSSMFALLQQGDHLICCSSVFGSTFTVVTKYLPKYGITCTLVPANDNAAWEAAVQPNTKMVYLETPTNPQLEILDLEWVGQFTKKHNLIFNVDNCFATPLLQRPIDFGADLVVHSATKWIDGQGRVMGGIIVGREDLIKEIYLFCRNTGPSLSPFNAWVLSKSLETLDVRMQRHCENALKVAETLQNHPQVSWVKYPFLPSHPQYEIAQKQMAAGGGVLCFEIKGGLDAGRKFLDSLEMISVTANLGDSRSIASHPASTTHSKLTDAQRADVGITPGLIRISTGLEKVDDIIADISQALEISAQ; translated from the coding sequence ATGTCAACAGATCATTTGCATCCTTTAAGCAAGGCCATCCGCATACGCGCACCTAAAACCTTGCAGCAGGAGCACTCTACACCTATATATTTAACCAGCAGTTTTACTTTTGACGAGGCCGAGGCCATGCGCGCCGCCTTTGCCGATGAAACTGATGCCAACATTTACAGCCGTTTTAGCAACCCAACGGTTGATGAATTTATTGCCAAAATGTGCGCGTTAGAAGGTGCCGATTCGGGCTTTGCTACATCAAGCGGTATGAGTGCGGTGTTTTCATCAATGTTTGCCCTGTTGCAACAAGGTGATCATCTGATTTGCTGCAGTTCGGTATTTGGCAGCACTTTTACGGTGGTAACTAAGTATTTGCCTAAATATGGCATCACTTGCACCCTTGTTCCGGCTAATGACAATGCCGCCTGGGAAGCTGCCGTGCAGCCAAACACCAAGATGGTGTATTTGGAAACACCAACAAACCCTCAGCTTGAGATATTAGACCTGGAATGGGTAGGGCAATTCACCAAAAAGCATAACTTAATTTTTAACGTAGATAACTGCTTTGCCACCCCGTTACTACAACGCCCCATTGATTTTGGTGCCGACCTGGTAGTACACTCGGCCACCAAATGGATTGATGGCCAAGGTAGGGTAATGGGCGGTATTATAGTTGGCCGCGAAGATTTAATTAAAGAGATATACCTGTTTTGCCGCAACACCGGCCCGTCGTTATCACCATTTAACGCCTGGGTACTCAGCAAAAGTTTAGAAACGCTGGATGTGCGCATGCAGCGTCATTGCGAAAATGCACTTAAAGTGGCCGAAACCTTGCAAAATCATCCGCAGGTTAGCTGGGTTAAATATCCTTTCCTGCCATCGCACCCGCAGTATGAAATTGCCCAAAAGCAAATGGCTGCCGGTGGGGGAGTTTTATGCTTTGAAATTAAAGGCGGTTTGGATGCCGGACGCAAGTTTTTGGATAGTCTTGAAATGATTTCGGTAACCGCAAATTTAGGCGATAGCCGTAGTATTGCCTCACACCCGGCCAGTACAACGCACTCTAAGCTCACCGACGCACAACGTGCGGATGTAGGAATTACCCCGGGATTGATAAGAATTTCGACAGGTTTAGAAAAAGTTGACGATATAATTGCCGATATTAGTCAGGCGCTTGAGATAAGTGCCCAATAA
- a CDS encoding maleylpyruvate isomerase N-terminal domain-containing protein produces MSQVVPIQTLHLFSKLDQLLLEVLRPLSYDAWDSTTISPQWTIKDIAAHLLDGNLRTLSIIRDGFKGDPPININSYRDLVNYLNDLNTIWVLAYKRVSPNLLLQMLESTGKEYIQCLEKLEPFDEALFSVAWAGEEQSENWFHIAREYTEKWHHQQQIREALGLQQDLMTAEFFNPVIETFMKAVPHVYSKTEANVGDIIRIEITGEGGNIWFVEKTLGGWRFINNMAGVPPIASVSMPGSVAWKLFTKGIKAHEAENHIKTEGDDALVKPLLSMIAVMA; encoded by the coding sequence ATGAGTCAGGTAGTGCCAATTCAAACCCTGCATCTGTTTTCGAAGCTTGATCAATTGCTTCTTGAAGTGCTGAGACCTTTGTCATATGATGCATGGGATTCAACAACTATTTCGCCGCAGTGGACTATTAAGGACATTGCAGCGCATTTGCTTGACGGTAATTTACGTACACTTTCGATAATTAGAGATGGTTTTAAAGGTGATCCGCCCATAAACATAAATTCTTACCGCGATTTGGTAAACTACCTAAACGATCTTAACACCATATGGGTGTTGGCTTACAAGCGTGTTAGTCCAAACTTGTTGTTGCAAATGCTCGAATCTACAGGTAAAGAATACATACAGTGTCTTGAAAAACTCGAGCCATTTGATGAAGCTCTTTTTTCTGTGGCGTGGGCAGGCGAGGAGCAATCAGAAAACTGGTTCCACATAGCTCGTGAATATACCGAAAAGTGGCATCATCAGCAGCAAATACGCGAAGCCTTAGGCTTACAACAAGATCTCATGACTGCCGAATTTTTTAACCCGGTTATTGAGACCTTCATGAAGGCTGTACCACATGTTTATTCAAAAACCGAGGCTAATGTGGGAGATATTATCAGGATAGAAATAACCGGTGAAGGGGGCAATATTTGGTTCGTAGAGAAAACGTTGGGAGGCTGGCGTTTTATCAATAATATGGCCGGTGTACCTCCCATAGCTTCGGTATCAATGCCCGGTAGCGTTGCCTGGAAACTTTTCACCAAAGGCATAAAGGCCCATGAAGCAGAAAACCACATCAAAACCGAAGGTGATGATGCTTTGGTTAAGCCTCTGTTAAGTATGATTGCTGTAATGGCTTAA
- a CDS encoding OmpA family protein, whose product MKLHLRKAGLLLTGVVVSSKLFAQTPDSTKNYVQPFSGEQNFRTWSIGAHGGMMSTYTIFRGSEDYKTPNERWGYGGYVKKQILHSFGLQANFFRGHVQGTNPDGINPFQRFETKIKYAVDISANITLANINWKNHKSLMQPYLSVGGGSMNYSTSLYAAGATSPTTRTDDYQQFYIPVGAGLKVNLAPGINLDLGYQVNFVQSDNLDGYNFGGRNDKFSYAHAGLEFSLGKKSKPQLATHNPVNSMRTEYLMAERALQIQVDQQKAENQRLREDLNTTNQNLARLTVDTDGDGVLDINDKCPNTPKGTKVDGSGCPLAAPVTKVYVTEEDKRVVKDAIANLEFDLGKATIREKSFPSLDRVAELLVNKNFSLKLAGHTDNTGSDALNLKLSKDRAESIKAYLVGKGANASRIEATGYGKTQPIATNATAAGRQQNRRVEFTLY is encoded by the coding sequence ATGAAGCTACATTTAAGAAAAGCAGGACTATTACTCACAGGAGTGGTAGTAAGCAGCAAATTATTTGCACAAACTCCCGATTCGACTAAAAATTACGTACAGCCGTTTTCAGGCGAACAAAATTTCAGAACATGGTCAATAGGTGCACATGGCGGCATGATGTCTACTTACACTATTTTCAGAGGAAGTGAAGATTATAAAACACCAAACGAAAGATGGGGGTACGGCGGTTATGTAAAAAAACAAATACTACATTCTTTTGGCTTACAGGCCAACTTTTTCAGAGGCCACGTACAGGGAACTAATCCTGATGGTATTAACCCATTCCAGCGCTTCGAAACCAAAATTAAATATGCAGTTGACATTAGTGCCAACATTACACTTGCTAATATTAACTGGAAAAATCACAAAAGCCTTATGCAACCTTACCTGAGTGTGGGTGGTGGTAGCATGAACTACAGCACATCATTGTACGCCGCAGGTGCAACATCACCAACTACCCGTACCGATGATTACCAACAATTTTACATACCGGTAGGTGCTGGTTTGAAAGTTAACTTAGCTCCGGGTATTAACCTTGATTTAGGTTACCAGGTTAATTTTGTACAAAGCGATAACTTAGACGGTTATAACTTCGGTGGCCGTAACGATAAATTCTCATATGCTCACGCGGGTTTAGAGTTTTCTTTAGGCAAAAAATCAAAACCACAATTAGCTACCCACAACCCGGTTAACTCTATGCGTACCGAGTATTTAATGGCCGAACGTGCATTACAAATACAGGTAGATCAGCAAAAAGCTGAAAACCAGAGACTGCGCGAAGATTTAAATACTACCAACCAAAACTTAGCACGCTTAACAGTTGATACCGATGGTGACGGTGTATTAGACATCAATGATAAATGCCCTAACACGCCTAAGGGCACCAAGGTTGATGGTTCTGGCTGTCCGTTAGCTGCTCCGGTTACCAAAGTTTACGTAACTGAAGAAGATAAACGTGTAGTTAAAGATGCCATTGCAAACCTTGAGTTTGACTTAGGTAAAGCAACCATCCGCGAAAAATCGTTCCCAAGCTTAGATAGAGTAGCCGAGTTATTGGTTAACAAAAACTTCAGCTTAAAATTAGCAGGCCACACTGATAATACCGGTTCGGATGCTTTGAACTTAAAATTGTCTAAAGACAGGGCAGAATCAATTAAAGCTTATTTGGTAGGCAAAGGTGCTAATGCATCACGTATTGAGGCTACCGGTTACGGTAAAACTCAGCCAATTGCTACCAATGCTACTGCAGCTGGTCGTCAGCAAAACCGTAGGGTTGAATTTACTTTATATTAA
- a CDS encoding SRPBCC domain-containing protein, with translation MKDFKKYYMIGATPQEIYAAITNPLTIQLWTGEPAEMSTEPGSEFSMWDGSIVGKNMEFEEDKKIVQQWYFDGQDELSIVTIKLHADKSGTSCELRHTNIPDEAYDDIVDGWNGVYFGGIAEFYESF, from the coding sequence GTGAAGGATTTTAAAAAATATTACATGATCGGGGCCACGCCACAGGAAATATACGCGGCTATAACCAACCCGCTTACTATACAATTGTGGACCGGCGAACCCGCCGAAATGAGTACCGAACCAGGCAGCGAGTTTAGCATGTGGGATGGCAGCATTGTTGGCAAAAACATGGAGTTTGAGGAAGACAAAAAAATTGTGCAGCAATGGTATTTTGACGGACAGGATGAACTATCCATTGTAACCATTAAACTGCATGCCGATAAAAGCGGAACATCATGTGAGTTAAGGCACACCAACATACCCGACGAAGCCTACGACGATATTGTAGATGGCTGGAACGGAGTTTACTTTGGTGGTATTGCCGAGTTTTACGAAAGCTTTTAA
- a CDS encoding acetate uptake transporter, translating into MIPTTPVVVKDGIANPAPLGLCAFGLTTVLLNIHNAGFTELSSMILAMGIFYGGLAQVIAGVIEAKKNNTFGLTAFTSYGFFWLSLVALIVMPKLGWADPASNGSMVAYLSMWGIFTLCLFFGTLRLNRALQFVFGSLVILFGLLVWGDASGNADIKHLAGYEGIICGASAIYTGIAGVLNEVYGKTVLPIGPVDAK; encoded by the coding sequence ATGATTCCAACAACCCCTGTGGTGGTTAAGGATGGCATTGCCAATCCGGCCCCGCTTGGCCTATGCGCCTTTGGCCTTACAACCGTATTACTTAATATTCATAACGCCGGTTTTACCGAACTAAGCTCGATGATTTTGGCCATGGGTATATTTTATGGCGGCCTTGCACAGGTTATCGCCGGAGTAATTGAAGCTAAAAAGAACAACACTTTTGGCTTAACAGCCTTTACTTCTTACGGTTTCTTCTGGCTATCATTGGTAGCATTAATTGTGATGCCTAAACTGGGCTGGGCCGATCCGGCCAGTAATGGCAGCATGGTGGCTTACCTTAGTATGTGGGGCATATTTACACTTTGCCTATTTTTTGGAACGCTTAGGTTAAACCGTGCCTTACAGTTCGTATTTGGTTCTTTGGTCATATTGTTTGGCTTATTGGTTTGGGGCGATGCCAGCGGCAATGCAGATATTAAGCATTTGGCCGGTTACGAGGGTATTATTTGCGGTGCATCGGCCATTTACACGGGCATTGCAGGTGTACTTAATGAGGTTTACGGCAAAACCGTGCTGCCAATTGGCCCGGTTGATGCAAAGTAA
- a CDS encoding 2,3-bisphosphoglycerate-dependent phosphoglycerate mutase → MALQLLLLRHGESEWNKENRFTGWTDVDLSEEGKKQAQHAGQLLKANGFTFDVGFTSVLKRSIKTLHIVLEELDHLWIPVQKSWRLNERFYGALQGLNKQETIEKYGEEQVHKWRRDPGRASTSYNRGRRTFSGPLFEV, encoded by the coding sequence ATGGCTTTACAACTTTTACTATTACGACACGGAGAGAGTGAATGGAATAAAGAGAACCGCTTTACCGGTTGGACAGATGTAGATCTCTCGGAAGAGGGCAAAAAGCAGGCTCAACACGCAGGGCAGCTTTTAAAAGCTAATGGTTTTACTTTTGATGTAGGCTTTACCTCGGTATTAAAACGCTCGATAAAAACCCTGCATATCGTGTTGGAAGAATTAGACCATCTATGGATTCCGGTACAAAAATCATGGCGTTTAAATGAACGTTTTTATGGTGCCTTGCAAGGCCTTAATAAGCAGGAAACCATTGAAAAATATGGTGAAGAACAGGTACATAAGTGGCGCCGCGACCCCGGCCGAGCATCCACCAGCTATAACCGAGGAAGACGAACGTTTTCCGGGCCATTATTTGAGGTATAA
- a CDS encoding 2,3-bisphosphoglycerate-dependent phosphoglycerate mutase yields MRYNDLTYRELPLTENLSETMTRALPFWHESIVPALRQNQKVIICAHGNSLRALVQYIDNLTDEQVTDLDIPTATPWVYELDDRLNQIRHYYL; encoded by the coding sequence TTGAGGTATAATGATTTAACTTACCGCGAGTTGCCGTTAACCGAAAACCTGAGCGAAACTATGACCCGTGCCTTACCTTTTTGGCACGAGAGTATTGTACCTGCACTTCGACAAAACCAAAAAGTAATTATATGCGCCCACGGTAACAGCCTGCGAGCTTTGGTACAATACATAGATAACTTAACCGACGAACAAGTAACTGACCTGGACATACCCACAGCCACGCCTTGGGTATATGAACTGGATGACCGGCTGAACCAGATCAGGCATTATTATTTGTAG